CAGATACCTCGCTTGCCTCGAGACAGAAATTGCGCGAGGAAATCGAGAAAATGCGCCAAAAGCGTGTTCCTGTGCCTATATATGTGGGCGAGACAGACAAAGTGTTGGGATATATCTACTTTGGTGAACCATCTTTCATCGAATGGTTGAGAGTTATACCCGCGATTATTCTGATTCTTGTGGCATTGTTGTTTGTGTTCTCCTATATAACATACAATAAACTCAAATTTTATGAAGAGCAGAATATCTGGTTGGGAATGGCGCGTGAAACAGCACACCAGCTTGGAACTCCCATTTCGAGCTTGATGGGGTGGAACGAGCTTTTAAAAGAGGAAGTCCGCGAAGCAGCGATGCTGGGGGCATTTAGACATACGACTCGCACTCCTCGAGAAATATTGAGCCGAATGTCAGAAGATATTCAAATATTAAACAAAATAGTCCTTCGTTTCAGTCAGGTCGGCTCTATGCCCGAGCTAGAACCAACTGAATTACCGTCGTTAATTCATCACTCGGTGGCTTATCTTCGCCAACGAATGCCGCGTCTTAAAGGAAAGATGGAAATAATCGAGCAGTATTATCCTGTTCCACCGATTATGGCCAACCAGATGCTTTTGTCATGGGCGATAGAGAACCTTATTAAAAACTCTATGGAAGCAGCGCCCAAAGTTGGCGGGAAGATAAAAGTTGCTACTAGAGTGGATGTCGAACAACAGAATCTGCAGATAATTGTGACAGATAACGGCAAGGGAATATCTGCTCGAA
This window of the bacterium genome carries:
- a CDS encoding HAMP domain-containing histidine kinase, encoding MEKKRRKYRIVYKGLPFFYSIIAVIAAILIVLSIFLIIDYTRKSTSIHNRRILNAYSRLWALASTKSVGGAEMSIFFEEIINKSDFPMVLTSIEGEPMFWRNLGIARSDTSLASRQKLREEIEKMRQKRVPVPIYVGETDKVLGYIYFGEPSFIEWLRVIPAIILILVALLFVFSYITYNKLKFYEEQNIWLGMARETAHQLGTPISSLMGWNELLKEEVREAAMLGAFRHTTRTPREILSRMSEDIQILNKIVLRFSQVGSMPELEPTELPSLIHHSVAYLRQRMPRLKGKMEIIEQYYPVPPIMANQMLLSWAIENLIKNSMEAAPKVGGKIKVATRVDVEQQNLQIIVTDNGKGISARNARRVFSPGYTTKKRGWGLGLSLAKRIVEEYHFGKLYLLESKPFEKTTLVISFPLEKSAVVEKGKYARK